The genomic stretch AGCCGACTACGAGTTGCACGGACTGAGTCTCTTCTGCGGTCACAGCGCCACCGGGTCAAAGGGTGCCCCGGGTAAATGCGTGCGACTTCTGGAAGTGGCTCGGCGGCAAGCGCTTTTCGCTGCCTCCACTCGCCCTCCCCTCTGCTAGCCTTCACCTACCTCGTCCATGGTTCGGACCCCACCTATGCCACCAAAACTTAAATCAGTATCTCCAACCGAAGAGTTCGAAACCTTGATTGGCGGAGGATATACAGAGCCCAAGCTCCAAGAGTTCCTTGAAAAGAACCCCCTGTTCATCCCACAAATAAGACTATTAAATCACGGACTCCACCTAGAGTGCATGATAAGCCAGTTTCCGCTCGGCACAGAGCTAAAGACGGATTTTGTCTACATAACAAAAAGCTCTGTAAGGTGGGAAGTAGTCCTGATCGAAATTGAGCGACCAGACAAAAAACTTTTCACGAAAAATCGCGACCAAGTCACACCAACAGCAGAACTCACAAGCGCACAGGCACAAATCGACACGTGGGATGACTTCATCAAAAAGAACCGCAACGAAGTCATTCGAAAACTAAAACCTCTCTTGATTCCTATCGGCATGGAGGAAAACGAAATCACATTCCGCTTCATCCTCATCATAGGTCGGAGCGATCAACTCAAAGGGGACCAAGCCAGGAAAGACCGATGGG from Myxococcus xanthus encodes the following:
- a CDS encoding Shedu immune nuclease family protein gives rise to the protein MPPKLKSVSPTEEFETLIGGGYTEPKLQEFLEKNPLFIPQIRLLNHGLHLECMISQFPLGTELKTDFVYITKSSVRWEVVLIEIERPDKKLFTKNRDQVTPTAELTSAQAQIDTWDDFIKKNRNEVIRKLKPLLIPIGMEENEITFRFILIIGRSDQLKGDQARKDRWASYSNNARELMTFDSMLRYYVRQEKHLPKLKKPNILSLKKRRFSLKYMHHLPFGLFSHLGPDRLKIKDRQRERLINAGYEISAWENGELLSINGKWTKYPPSSP